Proteins from a single region of Lysobacterales bacterium:
- a CDS encoding type II toxin-antitoxin system RelE/ParE family toxin yields MNAFLRTAEFDAWLKALRDPKGKARVVARIRSAEAGNFGDCEPVGDGISEMRVHTGPGYRVYFARKGEVVYILICGGDKSTQAKDIKLAKALLKRLED; encoded by the coding sequence ACGAACAGCCGAGTTCGATGCATGGCTGAAGGCGCTACGAGATCCAAAGGGCAAAGCGCGCGTCGTCGCGCGCATACGATCCGCTGAGGCGGGCAACTTTGGAGACTGCGAGCCTGTAGGCGACGGCATCTCGGAGATGCGAGTACACACTGGACCCGGCTATCGCGTGTACTTCGCCCGCAAGGGCGAGGTCGTGTACATCCTGATTTGCGGTGGAGACAAGTCCACGCAAGCCAAAGACATCAAGCTTGCGAAAGCCCTTCTCAAGCGGCTGGAGGATTGA